One region of Polynucleobacter sp. MWH-Aus1W21 genomic DNA includes:
- a CDS encoding rhodanese-like domain-containing protein, giving the protein MNFLTQIDNLALIALLLVSGAALFLPTLSTLIGGKGLSPTEATIWINRRKAYVLDLRSEEDYKAGHLPGAKFANSAALTAAIEKLKLDRKLPVILVCDTGVQSRKLLAEAQKLGFAEAGVLEGGVQAWKAAALPLVK; this is encoded by the coding sequence ATGAACTTTCTCACGCAAATTGATAATTTAGCGCTTATCGCCCTCCTTCTGGTTTCGGGCGCAGCGCTTTTCCTACCCACATTATCTACGCTTATTGGCGGAAAAGGCTTGTCGCCTACAGAGGCAACGATTTGGATTAATCGTCGTAAAGCATATGTGCTTGATCTGCGTTCCGAGGAGGATTACAAAGCTGGGCACCTACCTGGCGCCAAATTTGCCAATTCTGCTGCCTTGACTGCCGCCATTGAGAAGCTCAAGTTAGATCGCAAGCTTCCTGTCATCTTAGTTTGCGACACTGGCGTCCAATCCCGCAAGCTCCTTGCTGAAGCCCAAAAATTGGGTTTTGCTGAGGCGGGGGTATTGGAAGGCGGTGTGCAGGCCTGGAAAGCGGCAGCCCTTCCTTTGGTTAAGTAA
- the grxC gene encoding glutaredoxin 3 — MSPVTMYSTQVCPYCVMAEKLLIKKGVANLEKILIDRDPSQREIMMTRTGRRTVPQIYIGDTHVGGYDDLVALDRAGKLDPLLA, encoded by the coding sequence ATGTCTCCAGTAACGATGTACAGCACTCAAGTTTGCCCATATTGCGTTATGGCGGAAAAGCTATTGATCAAAAAAGGCGTGGCCAACCTAGAAAAGATTTTGATTGATCGCGACCCATCACAGCGCGAAATCATGATGACGCGTACTGGTCGCCGTACTGTCCCGCAGATTTATATTGGTGATACCCACGTTGGTGGCTATGACGACTTAGTGGCATTGGATCGCGCTGGCAAGCTTGATCCTTTGTTGGCTTAA
- a CDS encoding HesA/MoeB/ThiF family protein: protein MNDEQLLRYSRHLLLEEIDVAGQEKLLNAHVLVIGAGGLGSAAAPYLAAAGVGHITLMDHDAVELTNLQRQILHAESSIGKSKVASGKEFLERLNSTIQIETIQAKATSSLLDELLPSVDVVLDCTDNFSTRHLINAACVNNQTPLVSGSALKFDGQVSVFDPRNSRSPCYACIFSPDEKFEEVSCSTMGVFSPLVGIIGAMQAAQALQVLIGFGEPLVGRMLLWNGRTTQIDEIRISRNAECSVCGSVH, encoded by the coding sequence ATGAATGACGAGCAGTTACTTCGCTACTCCAGGCATTTATTGCTGGAAGAAATTGATGTTGCTGGCCAAGAAAAACTGCTTAACGCACACGTATTAGTAATTGGTGCTGGCGGCCTCGGCAGTGCGGCCGCGCCTTACTTGGCTGCAGCAGGAGTAGGTCACATCACCCTCATGGATCATGATGCAGTAGAGCTCACGAATTTACAGCGCCAAATCCTGCATGCCGAAAGCAGTATTGGCAAAAGCAAAGTTGCCTCCGGAAAAGAATTTCTAGAACGACTTAATTCCACGATTCAAATCGAAACCATTCAAGCTAAAGCAACTAGTTCACTGCTGGATGAGTTATTACCAAGCGTGGATGTAGTTTTAGATTGTACGGATAACTTTTCAACCAGGCACCTCATTAATGCTGCCTGCGTTAATAACCAAACTCCACTAGTTTCGGGGTCCGCCCTTAAATTTGATGGTCAAGTTAGCGTCTTTGATCCGCGCAACTCCAGATCTCCTTGCTATGCGTGCATCTTTTCTCCAGATGAAAAATTCGAAGAAGTCAGCTGCTCCACTATGGGCGTCTTCTCGCCCTTAGTGGGGATTATTGGGGCGATGCAAGCAGCTCAAGCACTGCAAGTATTGATTGGTTTTGGTGAACCGTTAGTGGGCCGTATGTTGCTTTGGAATGGGCGCACTACCCAAATCGATGAAATCCGTATTAGCCGCAATGCTGAGTGCTCAGTGTGCGGCTCAGTGCACTAA
- the gpmA gene encoding 2,3-diphosphoglycerate-dependent phosphoglycerate mutase yields the protein MKQLVLIRHGESAWNLENRFTGWADVDLTPKGAEQALAAGANLKKAGYEFDIAYTSVLRRAIRTLWNVQDTMDLMWLPVVHSWRLNERHYGALTGLNKAETAQKYGDEQVHIWRRSYDVRPPLLENEDERNPKNDPRYSKLNTSDIPLGECLKDNVERVLPLWNESIAPALKAGKRVLLVAHGNSIRSLIKYLDQMSDEAIMEVNVPNGVPLVYELDDDLKPIQHFYLD from the coding sequence ATGAAACAACTTGTCCTTATTCGTCATGGCGAATCCGCCTGGAACCTTGAAAACCGCTTCACTGGCTGGGCGGACGTTGACTTAACCCCAAAAGGCGCTGAACAAGCCTTAGCAGCAGGTGCAAATCTCAAAAAAGCAGGCTATGAATTTGATATTGCCTATACCTCTGTTTTAAGGCGTGCCATACGCACCCTCTGGAATGTGCAAGACACCATGGACCTTATGTGGTTACCCGTTGTGCATAGCTGGCGACTTAATGAACGCCACTATGGCGCCCTCACCGGACTCAATAAAGCAGAAACTGCTCAAAAATATGGGGACGAACAAGTGCATATTTGGCGACGCTCATATGACGTGCGCCCGCCATTGCTAGAAAACGAAGATGAGCGCAATCCCAAAAATGATCCGCGCTACTCCAAACTCAATACTTCAGACATCCCATTGGGTGAATGTCTGAAAGATAACGTTGAACGTGTATTGCCATTATGGAATGAATCAATTGCTCCAGCACTCAAAGCTGGCAAACGTGTTTTGTTAGTGGCGCATGGCAATAGTATTCGCTCTTTAATTAAATATTTAGATCAAATGTCTGACGAAGCCATTATGGAAGTTAATGTTCCAAATGGAGTTCCACTAGTTTACGAATTAGATGATGACCTCAAACCCATTCAACACTTTTATTTGGATTAA
- a CDS encoding PTS sugar transporter subunit IIA: MAGIVIVAHTPVASAMLGFAEHTFGVVPERVRAVDIPPHEDTKASFDRVMKAAYGVNTGNGVLILTDVMGATPANVASKLEALGPLSGLNAPVIVLAGLNLPMLMRCISHRGESLEELAQKALAGGQNGILRLGSKVNQE, encoded by the coding sequence ATGGCTGGAATTGTCATCGTTGCTCATACACCTGTTGCTAGCGCAATGTTGGGATTTGCTGAGCATACCTTCGGTGTTGTGCCTGAGCGTGTGCGTGCGGTTGATATCCCGCCTCATGAAGATACCAAGGCAAGCTTTGATCGTGTCATGAAAGCGGCTTATGGAGTCAATACAGGCAATGGCGTGCTGATTTTGACAGATGTGATGGGTGCAACCCCCGCCAATGTAGCCTCTAAGCTGGAGGCTCTGGGTCCTTTATCGGGATTAAATGCGCCTGTAATTGTTTTGGCGGGATTAAATCTCCCCATGTTGATGCGCTGCATTTCTCATCGAGGTGAGAGTCTTGAGGAGTTGGCGCAGAAAGCGCTTGCCGGCGGACAAAATGGGATCTTACGCTTGGGCAGTAAAGTCAATCAAGAATAA
- a CDS encoding methyltransferase domain-containing protein, protein MTQPIKWLQDEIADRMLQKLDIVKLDVKDVLIVPDFPGKHLNTFAKRYPRARLTSLADESVSGFAMWRAKAISHWRSLFGSRTSSLANYLTSGRFDVPDNSVDLVFSDLLLQDLADPKQFLQECWRVLREGGLIAFSYLGPDTGKELRPLAIPELKLRNLSSPWDMHDMGDALLSERFSDPVMDMEYLTLDYENSSLLLADISALNLRDSTPIKASEMNVLPQKLTLEVVYGHAWVIGKHLAKAKDSVAYIDLNQIGRKTR, encoded by the coding sequence ATGACCCAGCCTATCAAATGGTTACAAGATGAAATTGCAGATCGCATGCTGCAAAAGTTAGACATCGTTAAGCTCGATGTAAAGGATGTTTTGATAGTGCCGGATTTTCCCGGGAAGCATTTGAATACATTTGCTAAGCGCTACCCAAGGGCACGCCTTACGAGTCTCGCAGATGAGAGCGTTTCAGGTTTTGCAATGTGGCGTGCTAAAGCAATAAGTCATTGGCGCTCACTGTTTGGAAGCCGCACTAGCTCATTGGCTAACTACCTAACATCTGGCAGATTTGATGTTCCTGACAACTCTGTTGATTTGGTTTTTAGTGATCTTCTATTGCAGGATCTGGCAGACCCAAAGCAATTTTTACAAGAGTGCTGGCGCGTCCTGCGTGAGGGCGGTTTAATCGCATTTAGCTATCTGGGCCCAGATACCGGAAAAGAGTTGCGTCCACTAGCGATCCCAGAGTTAAAGCTGAGGAATTTATCAAGCCCCTGGGATATGCACGATATGGGTGACGCATTGCTTTCTGAGCGATTCTCGGATCCAGTGATGGACATGGAGTACTTAACCCTGGACTATGAAAACAGTTCCCTGTTGCTTGCAGATATTAGTGCTCTCAACCTGAGAGATTCCACCCCCATAAAAGCTTCGGAAATGAATGTTTTGCCGCAAAAACTCACTTTAGAGGTGGTTTATGGTCATGCTTGGGTTATTGGAAAACATCTTGCAAAGGCCAAAGACAGTGTGGCCTATATTGATCTAAATCAAATTGGACGCAAGACTAGGTAA
- the ptsP gene encoding phosphoenolpyruvate--protein phosphotransferase — MTFALHGIPVSKGIAIGKAVLISRAALEVSHYLIEAGKEEAEAQKLLDAFGQVRLELEQLRQGLPKDAPQEMAAFLDVHGMILADPALAEKPIKLIRTQRLNAAWALTTELNDLLEQFADIEDAYLKERANDIRQVAERVIKALNAQKKDPLNDSDFLPTSDIGVESIIVAHDIAPHDMLRFKEHAFTGFVTDLGGKTSHTAIVARSMEIPAVVGVRHASEMIRHGDWLVLDGERGVVVVAPDEQLLAEYRKLQTQVLKEARKLQQLKHAKTETADRVEIELFANIELPEDAIQAVKLGAVGVGLFRSEFLFMDRKQALPDEEQQYQEYRRVVDLMHGLPVNIRTIDVGADKALGGGGDISQTGISPLGLRAIRWSLTEPEIFLTQLRAILRASAHGQARIMIPMLAHAKEIDETFRLIEKAKQQLHQRGKAFNPNIQVGAMIEIPAAALVLPLFINRFDFLSIGTNDLIQYTLAIDRADHAVAHLYDPLHPAILNLLANIIEQAKRANVPVAVCGEMAGDPALTRLLLALGLTDFSMHFSQLLLVKREILQANVGLLKARIGRVLRAYEPEEQAKALERLLS; from the coding sequence ATGACATTTGCGTTGCACGGAATTCCAGTATCGAAAGGCATTGCCATTGGCAAGGCGGTACTGATTTCTCGCGCAGCATTAGAAGTCAGTCACTATTTAATTGAGGCTGGAAAAGAAGAGGCGGAAGCCCAAAAGTTATTAGATGCTTTTGGTCAGGTTCGCTTAGAGCTTGAGCAATTGAGACAAGGACTGCCTAAAGATGCGCCACAAGAAATGGCTGCATTTTTAGATGTTCACGGCATGATATTGGCAGATCCTGCTTTGGCAGAAAAGCCGATTAAATTAATTCGTACGCAGAGATTGAATGCTGCTTGGGCTTTAACAACAGAGCTCAATGATCTTTTGGAGCAATTTGCAGATATTGAAGATGCGTATTTAAAAGAGCGCGCCAATGATATTCGGCAGGTTGCTGAGCGTGTCATTAAGGCTTTAAATGCACAGAAAAAAGATCCCTTAAACGATTCTGATTTTTTACCTACGAGTGATATCGGCGTTGAGTCCATCATCGTTGCTCACGATATTGCACCGCACGACATGTTGCGCTTTAAAGAGCATGCATTTACTGGTTTCGTAACGGATCTGGGTGGTAAGACCTCACATACCGCTATTGTGGCGCGCAGTATGGAGATCCCTGCGGTAGTTGGTGTACGTCATGCCAGCGAAATGATTCGTCATGGTGATTGGTTAGTATTGGATGGTGAGCGAGGGGTTGTAGTGGTAGCCCCTGATGAGCAGCTGCTGGCAGAGTACCGAAAACTACAAACACAGGTTTTAAAAGAAGCCCGCAAGCTCCAGCAATTAAAACACGCTAAAACTGAAACAGCCGATCGGGTTGAGATTGAGTTGTTCGCTAATATTGAGTTGCCAGAAGATGCCATTCAAGCAGTGAAGTTGGGTGCAGTAGGCGTTGGTTTATTCCGCTCCGAATTTTTATTCATGGATCGTAAACAGGCATTACCAGACGAAGAGCAGCAATATCAAGAATATCGTCGCGTAGTTGATTTAATGCATGGCTTGCCTGTCAATATCAGAACAATCGACGTTGGTGCTGATAAGGCTTTAGGAGGTGGTGGTGATATTTCTCAAACGGGTATATCACCTCTGGGCTTGCGCGCAATTCGCTGGTCATTAACGGAGCCTGAAATTTTCTTAACGCAGTTAAGAGCAATCTTGCGTGCATCGGCACATGGTCAAGCTCGCATCATGATTCCAATGTTGGCGCACGCCAAAGAGATTGATGAAACATTTAGATTGATTGAAAAAGCGAAACAGCAGTTGCATCAACGTGGAAAAGCATTTAATCCAAACATACAAGTCGGCGCCATGATTGAGATTCCGGCTGCTGCCTTGGTATTACCTTTATTTATTAATCGCTTTGATTTTCTATCCATTGGCACTAACGATTTAATTCAGTACACCTTGGCGATCGATCGGGCAGATCATGCGGTTGCGCATTTATATGACCCCTTGCATCCAGCCATATTAAATTTGTTGGCAAACATTATTGAGCAAGCTAAGCGCGCAAATGTGCCGGTGGCTGTTTGTGGTGAGATGGCCGGTGATCCTGCGTTAACAAGGTTATTGCTGGCGCTCGGCTTAACCGACTTTTCAATGCACTTTAGTCAACTGTTATTGGTAAAGCGAGAGATTCTGCAAGCTAATGTAGGTTTATTAAAGGCTCGAATTGGTAGAGTCTTAAGGGCGTATGAGCCCGAAGAGCAAGCGAAAGCTTTAGAGCGCTTACTCTCTTAG
- a CDS encoding ComF family protein has protein sequence MAQYTQRPMRFPENILQAICERFLPTACIVCQQFQDYSICNNCLGALRDDGLFNYQCCYQCGITLQPEEISQQHCAPCQISEPYFDETYCLDRYTGILQEPLHEFKYQKRIAFGHALSSTWNALFSMQLENIDASYLLPVPLSIQKLSQRGFNQSWEIAKRIDCRKYIQKSPYILQRHHYPEHQAGSSIENRHQSIRGMFYIQEKYIEKIQHKTVIVFDDVMTSGATLNEIARVLKDNGVSRVINWVLLRAARPIERAQHV, from the coding sequence TTGGCTCAGTATACTCAGCGCCCCATGCGATTTCCAGAGAACATTCTTCAAGCGATTTGTGAGCGGTTTTTACCAACCGCTTGCATTGTTTGTCAGCAATTTCAGGATTACTCCATTTGCAATAACTGTTTAGGCGCGTTGCGAGATGATGGGTTATTTAATTATCAGTGCTGCTATCAATGTGGCATCACACTTCAGCCAGAAGAAATTTCCCAACAACATTGCGCGCCCTGTCAAATATCTGAACCCTACTTTGATGAAACCTATTGCTTAGATCGCTACACAGGCATTCTTCAAGAACCATTGCATGAGTTTAAATATCAGAAGCGCATTGCTTTTGGACATGCACTTAGCAGCACATGGAACGCACTCTTTTCAATGCAACTAGAAAACATTGACGCAAGTTATTTATTACCCGTTCCACTGAGCATTCAAAAACTATCGCAACGAGGCTTTAACCAAAGCTGGGAAATTGCTAAACGAATTGACTGTAGGAAATACATTCAAAAATCACCATACATTCTTCAGCGCCATCATTACCCAGAACACCAAGCTGGAAGCTCTATTGAAAATCGACACCAATCCATTAGAGGAATGTTTTATATTCAAGAAAAGTACATCGAAAAAATTCAACATAAAACAGTCATTGTGTTTGATGATGTCATGACAAGCGGGGCAACTCTAAATGAAATTGCCCGCGTTCTGAAGGACAATGGCGTATCTCGCGTAATCAATTGGGTGCTTCTCAGGGCTGCGCGACCAATCGAAAGAGCACAACATGTTTAA
- a CDS encoding NAD(P)H-dependent glycerol-3-phosphate dehydrogenase produces MKVTLLGAGAWGTAMAAQATRHLREGDVCLWSRNKQQLDNIQESGENRTYLLGVKLPKGIKFESDFAAAIKRLSSDDLLVIATPMSGLSETISQVLKVAEHPLNIIWLCKGLEPDTALLPHQVVERESKIHSHGIAHSYGALSGPSFAREVGAGMPCALTVASKSPKLCEAVQAAFHHGNMRVYSSDDLIGVELGGAIKNVLAIAAGIGDGLDLGLNARAAVLTRGLAEMMRLVKAAGGKSETCMGLTGVGDLILTATGDLSRNRRVGLELAAGKSLPEILASLGHVAEGVLCAQAVGDLAKRLGVEMPITAMMGEVLSGKLNPHDAVKKLMGRDPKIES; encoded by the coding sequence ATGAAAGTGACACTGCTTGGTGCTGGCGCTTGGGGAACGGCGATGGCCGCACAGGCCACTCGTCACCTTCGTGAAGGTGATGTTTGTTTGTGGTCACGTAACAAACAACAACTAGATAATATTCAAGAGAGTGGTGAAAACCGCACCTATCTTTTGGGCGTTAAATTACCCAAGGGTATAAAGTTTGAAAGTGACTTTGCTGCAGCGATTAAAAGACTCTCGAGTGATGATCTTTTAGTCATTGCTACGCCAATGTCTGGGCTTTCTGAAACGATTTCTCAAGTACTGAAGGTTGCTGAACATCCTCTCAATATTATTTGGCTATGCAAAGGCCTGGAGCCGGATACTGCTTTGTTGCCGCATCAAGTGGTAGAGCGTGAAAGCAAAATTCACTCACATGGCATTGCACATTCGTATGGCGCCTTATCTGGCCCAAGCTTTGCGCGTGAGGTTGGCGCAGGGATGCCATGTGCCTTAACTGTTGCAAGTAAATCTCCAAAACTTTGCGAAGCTGTTCAAGCCGCTTTCCATCACGGCAATATGCGCGTTTACTCAAGTGATGATTTGATTGGCGTTGAATTGGGTGGCGCCATTAAGAATGTATTAGCTATTGCTGCCGGTATTGGTGATGGATTGGATTTGGGGCTAAATGCACGTGCTGCAGTTTTGACGCGCGGTTTGGCTGAAATGATGCGCTTAGTAAAGGCGGCAGGCGGTAAGTCAGAAACTTGTATGGGTTTAACTGGGGTCGGCGATCTAATTTTGACCGCAACAGGTGATCTTTCTCGCAATCGTCGTGTTGGTCTTGAACTTGCGGCTGGAAAATCATTGCCAGAAATACTTGCTAGTCTTGGTCACGTTGCTGAGGGCGTACTATGCGCCCAAGCTGTTGGAGACTTGGCTAAACGTCTTGGTGTGGAGATGCCTATTACCGCCATGATGGGCGAAGTGTTGTCCGGAAAATTAAATCCACATGACGCTGTTAAAAAGCTCATGGGGCGCGATCCCAAAATCGAATCCTAA
- the trmL gene encoding tRNA (uridine(34)/cytosine(34)/5-carboxymethylaminomethyluridine(34)-2'-O)-methyltransferase TrmL encodes MFNIVLFEPEIPPNTGNIIRLCANTGAKLHLIEPLGFPMEDAKLRRAGLDYHEFARVKVHQNWAQFLKDENPAPEHLYALTTKGSGKFHEGKYSPNDYFVFGSETKGITDEVRDSIPVNNRMRLAMQDSSRSLNLSNTVAIVVYEAWRQNGLAGGQ; translated from the coding sequence ATGTTTAATATCGTTTTATTCGAACCAGAAATTCCTCCCAACACTGGGAACATCATTCGTCTCTGTGCAAACACTGGTGCGAAATTACATTTAATTGAGCCTCTTGGTTTTCCCATGGAGGATGCAAAGCTTCGCAGAGCTGGGTTGGATTATCACGAATTTGCAAGAGTAAAAGTTCATCAAAATTGGGCGCAGTTTTTAAAAGATGAAAATCCCGCCCCCGAACATCTTTATGCATTGACCACCAAAGGATCAGGAAAGTTTCATGAGGGCAAATATTCACCCAATGATTACTTTGTATTTGGCTCCGAAACCAAAGGCATTACTGACGAGGTAAGAGATTCCATCCCAGTAAATAATCGTATGCGACTTGCAATGCAAGATAGTAGTCGCAGCCTGAACCTATCAAACACTGTAGCTATCGTGGTGTATGAAGCGTGGCGCCAAAACGGCCTTGCTGGCGGTCAATAA
- the secB gene encoding protein-export chaperone SecB, producing MAEQSSAPQVSNEQSKEPGFQIQRIYLKDLSLEQPNAPQILLVASEPQVQVEIDISVAPLSEGIFEVALSSTVTAKVDAKVLFLVEAKQAGIFEFSNIPVEQIDPMLGIACPTILYPYLRSNIADIISRAGFQPIHLNEINFHGMYEHRLMQAQQEAAAKEGVATESKPH from the coding sequence ATGGCTGAACAATCCTCCGCACCCCAAGTAAGTAATGAACAATCTAAAGAGCCTGGATTTCAAATTCAGCGTATCTATTTAAAAGATTTGTCGCTTGAGCAGCCTAATGCACCGCAGATTTTGTTGGTTGCTTCTGAGCCGCAAGTGCAAGTAGAGATTGATATCTCTGTCGCTCCTTTGAGTGAGGGTATCTTCGAGGTAGCCTTGAGTTCCACTGTAACTGCCAAGGTAGATGCAAAAGTGTTGTTCTTAGTCGAAGCTAAACAAGCGGGTATTTTTGAGTTCAGCAATATTCCTGTTGAGCAAATTGACCCAATGCTTGGCATTGCTTGCCCAACTATTTTGTACCCATACTTACGTTCAAATATCGCCGATATTATTAGTCGTGCAGGGTTCCAGCCAATTCATTTAAATGAAATTAATTTCCATGGCATGTACGAGCATCGTTTGATGCAGGCGCAACAAGAAGCCGCCGCAAAAGAAGGCGTAGCAACTGAGAGTAAGCCTCACTAA
- a CDS encoding S41 family peptidase, whose translation MRQFLKNFALIAVGLIAGVAATIQLSATAQQGAAQLPLDELRTLSNVFAQIKREYVEPIEDKQLLTDAVKGMVSSLDPHSTFLDKKDFSEMQEQTSGKFAGLGIEITSEDGVVKVLNPIEDSPAARAGLQAGDLITRLDDKPVRGMSLDKAVRTMRGTPGTKITLTVFRKSEERSFPVTITRAEIKVQSVKTKILDNDIAWVRITSFQERTVPDLAKKLTDIANQDPKLKGIILDLRNNGGGLLQGAVGVAAAFLPADAIIVSTKGQSPDSKQVFNATPAMYRLNEPGDPLAGVPAIFKKLPMVVLVNAYSASASEIVAGALQDYKRATIIGKTTFGKGSVQTVRLLTNDSALKITTAYYYTPSGKSIQAFGVKPDIPVDQNKDGDPDDVLITREIDSEKHLRNKQSAEDKLIKDREQRRLEELQRIEEKNAKKTPEEKEKEKNKKPPELGSADDFMLSQAVAFINGQPVKRSSSKLE comes from the coding sequence ATGCGCCAATTTCTAAAGAATTTTGCACTAATCGCTGTTGGTCTTATTGCTGGAGTAGCGGCTACGATCCAGCTCTCCGCGACCGCCCAGCAAGGCGCCGCGCAGCTCCCGCTGGATGAGCTGCGAACGCTATCGAATGTCTTTGCGCAGATTAAGCGTGAGTATGTGGAGCCAATTGAAGATAAGCAATTATTGACGGATGCTGTGAAGGGTATGGTGAGTAGCCTTGATCCACATTCCACCTTCTTGGACAAAAAAGACTTTTCAGAAATGCAGGAACAAACGTCCGGCAAATTTGCCGGTCTTGGTATTGAAATTACTTCTGAAGATGGCGTAGTGAAGGTATTAAATCCAATTGAAGATAGCCCTGCAGCTCGTGCAGGCTTGCAAGCAGGAGATTTAATTACTCGCTTGGATGACAAACCAGTGCGCGGCATGTCTCTCGATAAAGCAGTCCGCACTATGCGCGGTACACCGGGAACCAAAATTACTTTGACAGTATTTCGTAAGAGTGAAGAGCGTAGCTTTCCTGTAACCATAACTCGCGCAGAAATTAAAGTTCAATCAGTCAAAACTAAAATTCTCGATAACGATATTGCGTGGGTACGCATCACTAGCTTTCAAGAACGAACTGTTCCCGATCTTGCTAAAAAGTTAACCGATATCGCCAATCAAGATCCAAAACTCAAAGGCATCATTCTTGACCTCCGCAACAATGGCGGTGGTTTATTGCAAGGCGCAGTAGGGGTTGCAGCCGCATTCTTACCTGCAGACGCCATTATTGTCTCCACCAAAGGTCAATCCCCTGATTCCAAACAGGTATTTAATGCCACTCCAGCCATGTACCGCCTCAATGAGCCAGGCGATCCTTTGGCAGGGGTTCCAGCAATATTTAAGAAACTACCAATGGTAGTGTTGGTGAACGCCTATTCTGCTTCCGCTTCTGAAATTGTGGCTGGCGCACTGCAAGACTACAAACGTGCAACCATTATTGGGAAAACAACTTTTGGTAAGGGTTCAGTACAAACTGTTCGCCTCCTGACTAATGACTCAGCGCTCAAAATTACTACCGCTTACTACTACACCCCTAGCGGTAAATCGATTCAAGCTTTTGGCGTTAAACCAGATATTCCAGTCGACCAAAATAAGGATGGCGATCCAGATGATGTTTTGATCACTCGCGAGATTGATAGCGAGAAGCATCTGCGCAACAAACAATCCGCTGAAGACAAGCTCATTAAAGATCGTGAACAACGCCGTCTCGAGGAGTTACAACGCATTGAAGAAAAAAATGCTAAAAAGACTCCTGAAGAAAAAGAGAAAGAGAAGAATAAGAAGCCTCCTGAGCTAGGTAGTGCAGATGACTTCATGCTTTCTCAAGCTGTGGCCTTTATTAATGGCCAGCCCGTAAAGCGCTCATCCTCCAAGCTTGAATAA
- a CDS encoding HPr family phosphocarrier protein, with translation MPIAEIEIINKLGLHARASAKLSQLAAQFPCEILLSRNGRQINAKSIMGVMMLAAGIGSTVTLETVGEKEDEAMQALTALINDRFGEGE, from the coding sequence ATGCCTATCGCAGAAATTGAAATCATTAATAAGTTAGGTTTGCACGCTCGCGCATCTGCAAAACTTTCTCAATTGGCCGCACAGTTTCCTTGTGAAATACTGTTGTCACGTAACGGGCGTCAAATTAATGCCAAGAGCATTATGGGCGTCATGATGTTGGCAGCTGGAATTGGCAGCACTGTCACCCTTGAGACTGTAGGCGAGAAAGAGGATGAAGCCATGCAGGCTCTGACAGCTTTAATTAATGATCGCTTTGGCGAAGGTGAGTAA